The Streptomyces luteogriseus genome includes a window with the following:
- the snpA gene encoding snapalysin: MRKSLSSLAVLGLGLTMAGLGTASPAAASPVAEPHAGFVAPSAPSARSADSDASRAFFQAVLKSVAEKRAENPSATAAVTVVYDASRAPTFSAQIARSTQIWNSSVSNVKLQSGSASAADFSYREGNDSRGSYASTDGHGSGYIFLDYRQNQQYDSTRVTAHETGHVLGLPDHYSGPCSELMSGGGPGPSCTNAVPNATERSRVNRLWANGFAAAMDKALEKSAR, encoded by the coding sequence ATGCGAAAGTCCCTTTCCTCCCTGGCGGTTCTCGGCCTCGGCCTCACCATGGCCGGACTCGGAACGGCTTCCCCCGCCGCGGCGTCCCCGGTCGCGGAGCCCCACGCCGGGTTCGTCGCCCCGTCGGCCCCGTCGGCCCGGTCCGCCGACTCCGACGCGAGCAGAGCCTTCTTCCAGGCGGTCCTGAAGTCCGTCGCCGAGAAGCGCGCCGAGAACCCGAGTGCCACCGCGGCCGTCACCGTCGTCTACGACGCCTCCCGCGCGCCCACGTTCAGCGCCCAGATAGCGCGCAGCACCCAGATATGGAACAGCTCGGTGTCGAACGTGAAGCTCCAGTCGGGCTCCGCCTCGGCGGCCGACTTCAGCTACCGGGAGGGCAACGACTCCCGCGGCTCGTACGCCTCCACCGACGGCCACGGCAGCGGCTACATCTTCCTGGACTACCGCCAGAACCAGCAGTACGACTCCACGCGGGTCACCGCCCACGAGACCGGTCACGTCCTCGGTCTGCCCGACCACTACTCGGGCCCGTGCAGTGAGCTGATGTCCGGCGGCGGGCCCGGCCCGTCCTGCACCAACGCCGTCCCGAACGCGACCGAGCGGTCCCGTGTCAACCGCCTGTGGGCCAACGGCTTCGCGGCGGCGATGGACAAGGCCCTGGAGAAGTCGGCCCGCTGA
- the metG gene encoding methionine--tRNA ligase gives MARHLITSALPYINGIKHLGNMVGSMLPADVYSRYLRQRGHEVLYICATDEHGTPAELAAKEQGVPVDEFCTDAHHQQKAIYDGFNLAFDYFGRSSSPQNHEITQEIARELKANGFIEERSIRQVYSIADGRFLPDRYIIGTCPHCGYDKARGDQCENCTRVLDPTDLIDARSAISGSSDLEVRETKHLFLLQSALAGEVEAWVDERADNWPVLASSIARKWLTEGLHDRAITRDLDWGVPVPADTWPDLAAEGKVFYVWFDAPIEYIGATKEWADQDPENRDWRSWWWESDANVHYTQFMGKDNVPFHSVMFPATLLGTRAPWKKVDVIKAFNWLNYYGGKFSTSQRRGVFTHDALDILPADYWRYFMMANAPESDDSSFTWEHFTATVNKDLADTLGNFVNRVLSFSKKRFGEEVPAGAEPGEAETKLGEEIARLLAEYESQMEAIQFRKAAAALRALWSAGNSYLEEKAPWLEIKTNPEGAALTLRTAMNLIHLYAVVSEPFIPTSAKKMREAFSLENDTATWVTQEEAKSLTTVPAGTPFTIPPVLFAKLTDEDLESYKERFGGESAA, from the coding sequence ATGGCTCGTCACCTCATCACCAGCGCCCTTCCGTACATCAACGGGATCAAGCACCTGGGCAACATGGTGGGGTCCATGCTCCCGGCGGACGTCTACTCCCGGTACCTCCGCCAGCGGGGCCACGAGGTCCTCTACATCTGCGCGACCGACGAGCACGGCACCCCCGCCGAGCTCGCCGCCAAGGAGCAGGGCGTCCCCGTGGACGAGTTCTGCACGGACGCGCACCACCAGCAGAAGGCGATCTACGACGGCTTCAACCTGGCCTTCGACTACTTCGGCCGCAGCTCCTCCCCGCAGAACCACGAGATCACGCAGGAGATCGCCCGCGAGCTGAAGGCGAACGGCTTCATCGAGGAGCGTTCGATCCGCCAGGTGTACTCGATCGCCGACGGCCGCTTCCTGCCCGACCGCTACATCATCGGCACCTGCCCGCACTGCGGCTACGACAAGGCCCGCGGCGACCAGTGCGAGAACTGCACGCGCGTCCTGGACCCGACCGACCTCATCGACGCCCGCTCCGCGATCAGCGGCAGCAGCGACCTGGAGGTCCGCGAGACCAAGCACCTCTTCCTCCTCCAGTCGGCGCTCGCCGGCGAGGTGGAGGCGTGGGTCGACGAGCGCGCCGACAACTGGCCCGTCCTCGCGTCCTCCATCGCCCGCAAGTGGCTGACGGAGGGCCTGCACGACCGCGCGATCACCCGTGACCTGGACTGGGGCGTCCCGGTCCCCGCCGACACCTGGCCGGACCTCGCCGCGGAGGGCAAGGTCTTCTACGTCTGGTTCGACGCCCCGATCGAGTACATCGGCGCGACGAAGGAGTGGGCGGACCAGGACCCGGAGAACCGCGACTGGCGCTCCTGGTGGTGGGAGTCGGACGCGAACGTCCACTACACGCAGTTCATGGGCAAGGACAACGTCCCCTTCCACAGCGTGATGTTCCCGGCGACCCTGCTGGGCACCCGCGCCCCGTGGAAGAAGGTCGACGTCATCAAGGCCTTCAACTGGCTGAACTACTACGGCGGCAAGTTCTCCACGTCCCAGCGCCGGGGCGTCTTCACGCACGACGCCCTCGACATCCTGCCCGCCGACTACTGGCGCTACTTCATGATGGCGAACGCCCCGGAGTCGGACGACTCGTCCTTCACCTGGGAGCACTTCACCGCCACGGTCAACAAGGACCTCGCCGACACCCTCGGCAACTTCGTCAACCGCGTTCTGTCCTTCTCCAAGAAGCGCTTCGGCGAGGAGGTCCCGGCAGGCGCCGAGCCCGGCGAGGCGGAGACGAAGCTGGGCGAGGAGATCGCCCGCCTGCTCGCGGAGTACGAGTCCCAGATGGAGGCCATCCAGTTCCGCAAGGCCGCGGCCGCGCTGCGCGCCCTGTGGTCGGCGGGCAACTCCTACCTGGAGGAGAAGGCCCCCTGGCTGGAGATCAAGACCAACCCCGAGGGCGCCGCGCTCACCCTGCGTACGGCGATGAACCTGATCCACCTCTACGCCGTGGTCTCCGAGCCGTTCATCCCGACGTCGGCGAAGAAGATGCGCGAGGCGTTCTCCCTGGAGAACGACACGGCGACCTGGGTCACCCAGGAAGAGGCGAAGTCCCTCACCACCGTCCCGGCCGGCACCCCCTTCACCATCCCGCCGGTCCTGTTCGCCAAGCTCACGGACGAGGACCTGGAGTCGTACAAGGAGCGCTTCGGCGGCGAGTCGGCCGCGTAA
- a CDS encoding endonuclease/exonuclease/phosphatase family protein: protein MDTAAAEWTARDDGREHRPPGRRSGAWCAGLLFTGVSVVVGFRTADSDGITPVPQFLAFLPWLLVPTALGLLLTLLSRWWPGTVWGVVLLGLLAWFIEPYGKTDDPSGRPVAELRVLTSNVEFGQGTASLVAAVRREKPDVVFVEECDYACDALLKRDLSQGYPHRRAVEGGGSEGSVILSRFPLRPAEGVRGTMGMPAAVADVDGHAVRLQLAHPMPPLPGQVDLWRRELGALRDAATTDPGTPLVLAGDFNASQDHAAFRRILDTGLRDASRLDGADRTATWPARTAPTLGAQIDHVLVSEEFGASRTRILDLADTDHRAVVTDLTLHEPR from the coding sequence TTGGACACCGCCGCTGCCGAGTGGACCGCCAGGGACGACGGGCGCGAGCACCGCCCGCCCGGACGGCGGTCCGGCGCCTGGTGTGCGGGCCTGCTGTTCACCGGGGTGAGCGTGGTCGTCGGCTTCCGCACCGCCGACAGCGACGGCATCACGCCCGTCCCTCAGTTCCTCGCCTTCCTCCCCTGGCTGCTCGTCCCCACCGCCCTCGGGCTGCTGCTCACACTGCTGTCCCGCTGGTGGCCGGGAACGGTGTGGGGAGTCGTGCTGCTCGGCCTGCTGGCCTGGTTCATCGAGCCGTACGGCAAGACCGACGACCCCTCGGGCCGGCCGGTCGCCGAGCTGCGGGTGCTGACCTCCAACGTCGAGTTCGGCCAGGGCACCGCCTCCCTCGTCGCCGCCGTACGCCGCGAGAAACCGGACGTGGTGTTCGTGGAGGAGTGCGACTACGCGTGCGACGCGCTGCTGAAGCGGGACCTCTCCCAGGGCTACCCGCACCGCCGGGCCGTGGAGGGCGGCGGCTCCGAGGGCTCCGTCATCCTCAGCCGCTTCCCGCTGCGGCCCGCCGAGGGCGTGCGCGGCACGATGGGCATGCCCGCGGCGGTCGCCGACGTCGACGGGCACGCCGTACGGCTGCAACTCGCCCACCCCATGCCCCCGCTGCCCGGCCAGGTGGACCTCTGGCGCCGGGAGCTGGGCGCCCTGCGCGACGCGGCCACCACCGACCCGGGCACCCCCCTGGTCCTGGCCGGCGACTTCAACGCCTCCCAGGACCACGCCGCCTTCCGCCGCATCCTCGACACCGGCCTGCGCGACGCCTCCCGCCTGGACGGCGCCGACCGCACGGCCACCTGGCCGGCCCGGACGGCGCCCACGCTCGGCGCCCAGATCGACCACGTGCTGGTGTCGGAGGAGTTCGGGGCGAGCCGCACCCGCATCCTGGACCTGGCCGACACCGACCACCGGGCGGTCGTCACGGACCTCACACTCCACGAGCCCCGCTGA
- a CDS encoding VWA domain-containing protein — translation MGILTRLRNAFGRSRKTQTAEAEGATQTTPTVPTTSEDTPPAPAAAPKVPSPSPEPTPGPTANVPEPRDDEHDLVSAAFDKVAVPRPADSTESTPRPTAEEPTAGEKPDTAAATERTAAAGAPETAESTVADNATEARATEAGAASTEAASTAAASTAAMEAEAASKATASAETPVAEEPAVLDEATAEKPAPAPVEEPTAEARPTATTETAEKPEVSPAATDTTAPRDAKAEAEPKAAKKTAEPKAEAEPKAAKKTAEPKAEAEPKAAKKTAEPKASAEAKATEEPEPKTETAPKTAAPKAKATQEPEPKAKAAPKTAAPKAAAEATALEPAAADGDPAPQGPPAPDDESSTGGAGGNKAAEGEAEAKPEPKRKATPKAEDKPKPQADPEADAEPKPEAKPEADAEPKPEAKPEADAEPKPEAKPKADAEPKPEADAEAGPALPLTRVKTRAPGLTTAYKAATTALEKNDLTGTRAKVYLVLDRSASMRPYYKDGSAQALAEQTLALAAHLDPEATVPVVFFSTELDGTGEITLTDHENKIDELHAGLGRMGRTSYHAAVEAVLAHHDKTAADPATPALVVFQTDGAPDAKTPATQALTDAAETHPSVFFSFVAFGDPENKAFDYLRKLKTPNTSHFLAGETPRELTDKELYEGVLANWRP, via the coding sequence ATGGGCATTCTCACTCGGTTGCGGAACGCGTTCGGACGATCCCGCAAGACACAAACCGCCGAGGCGGAGGGTGCGACGCAGACCACGCCGACGGTACCGACGACCTCCGAGGACACTCCGCCGGCCCCCGCGGCGGCCCCCAAGGTCCCGTCCCCCTCCCCGGAACCCACTCCGGGACCGACGGCGAACGTTCCCGAACCTCGCGACGACGAACATGACCTCGTCTCGGCGGCCTTCGACAAGGTCGCGGTCCCGCGCCCCGCCGACTCGACGGAGAGCACCCCGAGGCCGACGGCCGAGGAACCGACGGCCGGGGAGAAGCCGGACACCGCCGCGGCCACCGAGAGGACGGCTGCCGCCGGGGCGCCGGAAACGGCGGAGTCGACCGTCGCGGACAACGCGACGGAGGCGAGGGCGACGGAAGCGGGGGCGGCTTCGACGGAGGCGGCTTCGACGGCGGCGGCTTCGACGGCGGCGATGGAAGCGGAAGCGGCTTCGAAGGCGACGGCTTCGGCAGAGACGCCGGTCGCCGAGGAGCCTGCGGTTCTGGACGAGGCCACGGCTGAGAAGCCGGCACCGGCGCCGGTGGAGGAGCCGACCGCGGAGGCCAGGCCGACCGCAACCACCGAGACGGCCGAGAAGCCGGAGGTCAGCCCGGCGGCGACCGACACCACGGCACCGAGGGACGCGAAGGCCGAGGCCGAGCCGAAGGCCGCGAAGAAGACGGCCGAGCCGAAGGCCGAGGCCGAGCCGAAGGCCGCGAAGAAGACGGCCGAGCCGAAGGCCGAGGCCGAGCCGAAGGCCGCGAAGAAGACGGCCGAGCCGAAGGCGTCCGCAGAGGCCAAGGCCACGGAGGAACCCGAGCCGAAGACCGAGACCGCACCGAAGACGGCCGCACCGAAGGCCAAGGCCACGCAGGAACCCGAGCCGAAGGCCAAGGCCGCACCGAAGACGGCCGCACCGAAGGCCGCAGCCGAGGCGACCGCCCTCGAACCCGCGGCCGCCGACGGTGACCCGGCCCCACAGGGGCCACCCGCACCCGACGACGAAAGCAGCACGGGTGGTGCGGGCGGGAACAAGGCGGCCGAAGGCGAAGCCGAGGCCAAGCCCGAGCCGAAGCGGAAGGCCACACCGAAGGCCGAGGACAAGCCGAAGCCCCAGGCCGATCCGGAAGCTGACGCCGAACCGAAGCCCGAGGCCAAGCCGGAAGCTGACGCCGAACCGAAGCCCGAGGCCAAGCCGGAAGCTGACGCCGAACCGAAGCCCGAGGCCAAGCCGAAGGCTGACGCCGAACCGAAGCCGGAGGCTGACGCCGAAGCCGGCCCCGCCCTCCCCCTCACCCGCGTCAAGACCCGTGCCCCGGGCCTGACCACCGCCTACAAGGCCGCCACCACCGCCCTCGAGAAGAACGACCTCACCGGCACCCGCGCCAAGGTCTACCTCGTCCTCGACCGCTCCGCGTCGATGCGCCCGTACTACAAGGACGGCTCCGCCCAGGCCCTCGCCGAACAGACCCTCGCCCTCGCGGCCCACCTCGACCCCGAGGCAACCGTCCCGGTCGTCTTCTTCTCCACCGAACTCGACGGCACCGGCGAGATCACCCTCACCGACCACGAGAACAAGATCGACGAGCTGCATGCCGGCCTCGGCCGCATGGGCCGCACCAGCTACCACGCAGCCGTCGAAGCCGTCCTCGCCCACCACGACAAGACCGCGGCGGACCCCGCCACCCCCGCCCTCGTGGTCTTCCAGACCGACGGCGCCCCGGACGCGAAGACCCCGGCCACCCAGGCCCTCACCGACGCCGCCGAGACCCACCCCTCCGTCTTCTTCTCCTTCGTCGCCTTCGGAGACCCGGAGAACAAGGCCTTCGACTACCTCCGCAAGCTCAAGACCCCCAACACGTCCCACTTCCTCGCCGGCGAAACCCCCCGCGAGCTCACGGACAAGGAGCTCTACGAGGGCGTACTGGCGAACTGGCGCCCGTAG
- a CDS encoding PhoX family protein — MRKLLPLIGTPSGSHPGGRSAMTCRFRCGDACFHEVPNTSTNEYVGDVIAGALSRRSMMRAAAVVTVAAAGAGAAGVVQAPRAAAAPATGPSAAAASEAARRKHKGARGLRFAPVAPNTADAVTVPEGYRQNVVIRWGEPILRGAPAFDPEKQTAKAQAAQFGYNCDFLALLPLPGERGRQLLVANHEYTDEILMFRGYDAANPTREQVEVAWAAHGLSAVVVEEDRRSGRLTPVPRHRLNRRVTATTAFRLTGPVAGSDLVKTSADPTGTRVLGTLNNCSGGVTPWGTTLHGEENFNQYFANSGRATDKRYGIGTGASERKWERFDQRFDVAQEPNEVHRFGYVVEFDPYDPESTPRKHTALGRFKHEAATVRLTHDGRPVVYSGDDERFDYFYKFVGSKRMKRGSSRAVREHNLSLLDEGTLYVAKLTGDSPALEIDGTGRLPKDGEFDGGGEWIPLATATAEGAVSHVEGMSAEEVFVFTRLAGDKVGATKMDRPEDIEPNPVTGKVYVALTNNTNRGVGSNAKADEANPRSANKHGHVLELTERWNRPESTRFAWSLFLVAGDPEDPATYFAGFPKDAVSQISCPDNVAFDPHGNLWISTDGAQLGSHDGLFGVATRGERRGELKQFLTVPKGAETCGPIIQDRRVLVSVQHPGEIDGASVEKPASAWPDGPGTYVRPAVVAVWRADGRDIGV, encoded by the coding sequence GTGCGCAAGCTGCTGCCGTTGATCGGAACACCGTCCGGTTCGCACCCCGGCGGCCGGTCCGCCATGACCTGTCGTTTCCGGTGTGGTGACGCCTGCTTCCACGAGGTGCCCAACACCAGCACCAACGAGTACGTCGGTGACGTGATCGCCGGTGCGCTGAGCCGCCGGTCGATGATGCGCGCCGCGGCCGTGGTGACCGTGGCCGCCGCGGGGGCGGGTGCCGCCGGTGTCGTACAGGCTCCGCGGGCCGCCGCCGCACCGGCCACCGGCCCGTCCGCGGCTGCCGCCTCCGAGGCGGCCCGGCGCAAGCACAAGGGCGCGCGCGGGCTGCGCTTCGCGCCCGTCGCGCCCAACACCGCCGACGCGGTGACCGTGCCGGAGGGGTACCGGCAGAACGTCGTCATCCGGTGGGGCGAGCCCATCCTGCGCGGTGCGCCCGCCTTCGACCCGGAGAAGCAGACCGCGAAGGCCCAGGCCGCGCAGTTCGGGTACAACTGCGACTTCCTGGCTCTGCTGCCGCTGCCCGGAGAGCGCGGGCGGCAGCTGCTCGTCGCCAACCACGAGTACACCGACGAGATCCTGATGTTCCGCGGGTACGACGCCGCCAACCCGACCCGGGAGCAGGTCGAGGTCGCCTGGGCCGCGCACGGGCTGTCCGCCGTCGTGGTGGAGGAGGACCGCAGGAGCGGCAGGCTCACTCCCGTCCCCCGGCATCGGCTGAACCGGCGGGTCACCGCCACCACCGCGTTCCGGCTCACCGGGCCCGTCGCCGGGTCCGACCTCGTGAAGACCTCCGCCGACCCGACCGGCACCAGGGTGCTGGGCACCCTCAACAACTGCTCCGGCGGCGTCACCCCGTGGGGCACGACCCTGCACGGCGAGGAGAACTTCAACCAGTACTTCGCCAACAGCGGCCGGGCGACCGACAAGCGCTACGGGATCGGCACCGGGGCGTCCGAGCGGAAATGGGAGAGGTTCGACCAGCGCTTCGACGTCGCCCAGGAGCCGAACGAGGTCCACCGGTTCGGGTACGTGGTGGAGTTCGATCCGTACGATCCCGAGTCCACGCCCCGCAAGCACACCGCTCTCGGGCGGTTCAAGCACGAGGCGGCCACCGTGCGGCTCACGCACGACGGGCGGCCGGTCGTGTACTCCGGTGACGACGAACGGTTCGACTACTTCTACAAGTTCGTCGGCAGCAAGCGGATGAAGCGAGGCTCCTCCCGGGCCGTGCGCGAGCACAACCTCTCCCTCCTCGACGAGGGCACGCTGTACGTCGCCAAGCTCACCGGTGACTCGCCCGCCCTCGAGATCGACGGCACGGGCAGGCTGCCGAAGGACGGCGAGTTCGACGGCGGCGGCGAGTGGATCCCGCTGGCCACCGCCACCGCCGAGGGCGCCGTCTCGCACGTGGAGGGGATGAGCGCCGAGGAGGTGTTCGTCTTCACGCGGCTCGCCGGTGACAAGGTGGGGGCGACCAAGATGGACCGGCCCGAGGACATCGAGCCCAACCCGGTGACCGGCAAGGTCTACGTCGCGCTGACCAACAACACCAACCGGGGCGTCGGCTCCAACGCCAAGGCGGACGAGGCCAACCCGCGCAGTGCCAACAAGCACGGGCACGTCCTGGAGCTCACCGAGCGGTGGAACCGGCCCGAGAGCACCCGGTTCGCCTGGTCGCTGTTCCTGGTCGCGGGTGACCCGGAGGACCCGGCGACCTACTTCGCCGGGTTCCCGAAGGACGCGGTCAGCCAGATCTCCTGCCCGGACAACGTGGCGTTCGACCCCCACGGCAACCTGTGGATCTCCACCGACGGTGCCCAGCTCGGCTCGCACGACGGCCTGTTCGGCGTGGCCACCCGGGGCGAGCGGCGCGGTGAGCTGAAGCAGTTCCTGACCGTGCCGAAGGGCGCCGAGACCTGCGGCCCGATCATCCAGGACCGGCGCGTTCTCGTCTCCGTGCAGCACCCGGGCGAGATCGACGGCGCCTCGGTGGAGAAGCCGGCCAGCGCCTGGCCCGACGGGCCGGGCACGTACGTCCGGCCGGCGGTCGTGGCCGTGTGGCGTGCCGACGGGCGCGACATCGGCGTCTGA
- a CDS encoding PH domain-containing protein, protein MALFGNAHTVNPQSAQQDYARLLGHGEQVHAAFLLIRDTILFTDRRLILIDKQGITGKKVEYHSVPYRSITHFAVETAGTFDLDAELKIWLSGSQLPIQKTFTKGVDIYEVQAILTQFVAG, encoded by the coding sequence ATGGCACTGTTCGGCAACGCACACACCGTGAACCCGCAGTCGGCCCAGCAGGACTACGCCCGCCTCCTCGGCCACGGCGAGCAGGTCCACGCCGCGTTCCTGCTGATCCGCGACACCATCCTCTTCACCGACCGCCGACTGATCCTGATCGACAAGCAGGGCATCACCGGCAAGAAGGTCGAGTACCACTCGGTCCCCTACCGCAGCATCACCCACTTCGCGGTGGAAACGGCCGGCACCTTCGACCTGGACGCCGAGCTGAAGATCTGGCTCTCCGGCTCCCAGCTCCCGATCCAGAAGACCTTCACCAAGGGCGTCGACATCTACGAGGTCCAGGCGATCCTGACGCAGTTCGTGGCTGGGTAG
- a CDS encoding DUF397 domain-containing protein gives MIRKTAAGDASGLVWFKSSYSGGNDGNSCVELAVTPGTVHVRDSKNAEGPRLAITPGAWADFVAHASVR, from the coding sequence ATGATCCGCAAGACCGCCGCTGGGGACGCCTCCGGGCTGGTGTGGTTCAAGAGCAGCTACAGCGGCGGAAATGACGGCAACTCCTGCGTCGAGCTCGCCGTCACCCCCGGCACCGTGCATGTTCGCGACTCCAAGAACGCCGAAGGCCCCCGTCTGGCGATCACGCCCGGCGCGTGGGCGGACTTCGTGGCCCACGCTTCGGTGCGCTGA
- a CDS encoding LysR family transcriptional regulator produces MELEVRHLRALCAIADTGSLHRAARQLGVAQPSLSTQLRRIEQELGGPLFLRSHTGCRPTPLGRLVLSRARPLMADLHLLVTEARAAASGGAELRIGSTASKALAGWLRRLRAHGRNPSLHMNVSPNALLRMVADGQLDVAFVHEVEGCPLRIPAELRLRVLVEREPQCVSLPVDHPAAVKQEVDLADLAGDRWMIDPTVDGEWDAVQRMFRAARVSPHVLHGDYHTADALVATGEVVTVCQPTRTPRPDMAVRRLKGDPLGVRLLAAARTETDLDGVYPALEEAYGEVARQAPAYREWLERDWLDPGGPLRPPSPALP; encoded by the coding sequence ATGGAGCTCGAGGTGAGGCACCTCCGCGCGCTGTGCGCCATAGCCGACACCGGCAGTCTGCACCGCGCCGCCCGGCAGCTGGGCGTCGCCCAGCCGTCGTTGAGCACACAACTGCGCCGCATCGAGCAGGAGCTGGGCGGACCGCTCTTCCTGCGCTCCCACACCGGCTGCCGTCCCACCCCGCTCGGCCGCCTGGTGCTGAGCCGCGCCCGCCCGCTCATGGCCGACCTGCACCTGCTGGTCACCGAGGCGAGGGCGGCGGCGTCCGGCGGCGCCGAGCTCCGCATCGGCTCGACGGCGAGCAAGGCCCTGGCGGGCTGGCTGCGCCGGCTGCGCGCGCACGGCCGGAACCCCAGCCTCCACATGAACGTCTCGCCCAACGCCCTGCTCCGCATGGTCGCCGACGGCCAGCTCGACGTCGCCTTCGTGCACGAGGTGGAGGGCTGCCCGCTGCGCATCCCCGCGGAGCTCCGGCTACGCGTCCTGGTGGAGCGCGAACCGCAGTGCGTGTCCCTGCCCGTCGACCATCCGGCGGCCGTGAAGCAGGAGGTCGACCTGGCCGACCTGGCCGGCGACCGCTGGATGATCGACCCCACCGTCGACGGCGAATGGGACGCCGTCCAGCGGATGTTCCGCGCCGCCCGCGTCAGCCCCCATGTCCTGCACGGCGACTACCACACGGCCGACGCCCTGGTCGCGACCGGCGAGGTCGTCACCGTCTGCCAGCCGACCCGCACCCCCCGCCCCGACATGGCGGTACGCCGCCTCAAGGGCGACCCGCTCGGCGTACGGCTGCTCGCCGCGGCCCGCACGGAGACCGACCTCGACGGCGTCTACCCCGCGCTGGAGGAGGCCTACGGGGAGGTGGCCCGGCAGGCACCGGCCTACCGGGAGTGGCTGGAGCGGGACTGGCTGGACCCCGGGGGCCCTCTCCGACCCCCGAGCCCGGCCCTTCCGTGA